From the genome of Apodemus sylvaticus chromosome 3, mApoSyl1.1, whole genome shotgun sequence, one region includes:
- the Slc31a1 gene encoding high affinity copper uptake protein 1: protein MGTHHMGMHHMEMEHMEDNITMPPHHHPATTASHSHGGGDGMMMMPMTFYFGFKNVDLLFPGLVINTPGEMAGAFVAVFLLAMFYEGLKIAREGLLRKSQVSIRYNSMPVPGPNGTILMETHKTVGQQMLSFPHLLQTVLHIIQVVISYFLMLIFMTYNGYLCIAVAAGAGTGYFLFSWKKAVVVDITEHCH, encoded by the exons ATGGGGACACACCATATGGGGATGCACCATATGGAGATGGAGCACATGGAGGACAACATCACCATGCCACCTCACCATCACCCGGCCACCACAGCCTCACACTCCCACGGCGGAGGGGACGGCATGATGATGATG CCTATGACCTTCTACTTTGGCTTTAAGAATGTGGACCTATTGTTTCCCGGTTTGGTAATCAACACACCTGGGG AAATGGCTGGAGCTTTCGTGGCAGTGTTTTTACTAGCAATGTTTTATGAAGGACTCAAGATCGCCCGGGAGGGTCTGCTTCGAAAGTCTCAAGTCAGCATTCGCTACAATTCCATGCCTGTCCCGGGACCAAATGGGACCATCCTTATGGAAACACACAAAACTGTAGG GCAGCAGATGCTGAGCTTCCCACACCTCCTGCAGACGGTGCTGCACATCATCCAGGTCGTCATCAGCTACTTCCTCATGCTCATCTTCATGACCTACAACGGGTACCTCTGCATTGCAGTAGCGGCCGGGGCTGGGACAGGATACTTTCTCTTCAGCTGGAAGAAGGCGGTGGTGGTGGACATCACAGAGCATTGCCATTAG